The proteins below come from a single Campylobacter sp. CCUG 57310 genomic window:
- a CDS encoding TniB family NTP-binding protein, whose amino-acid sequence MNSRNLTSEAFEFLSKSDEERISYCKQDHWIAYPAANKLIELLEDKFSDPPQMRHEGLLIYGDSNNGKTAILKKMYRLHNANLGYVKYDKESIYEIPIIYFQAPTIPDESRLYSLILNELFVPHKLTEKIIEKSKLVERHLKKLNTRMILIDEIHSALTGNLNKQRTFINDLKQLSNNLSLTIVLAGTKEAYSALSIGSETESRFPAIELPRWSNDKKFRSFIATYERCLPLKEASNMADDAEIISALFHKSEGLIGKTVNLLKKAAVKAIKSKREKIIVSDIEYLPKL is encoded by the coding sequence ATGAATAGCAGAAATTTAACTTCAGAAGCTTTTGAATTTTTATCAAAAAGTGACGAAGAAAGAATTAGTTATTGTAAGCAGGATCATTGGATAGCATATCCTGCTGCCAATAAATTAATAGAATTGCTTGAGGATAAATTTTCAGATCCACCTCAAATGAGGCATGAGGGGCTTTTGATTTATGGCGATTCTAACAATGGAAAAACAGCTATTTTAAAAAAGATGTATCGTTTGCATAATGCTAATTTGGGCTATGTGAAATATGATAAGGAGTCTATATATGAAATACCGATTATATATTTTCAAGCCCCAACCATACCAGATGAAAGTAGGTTATACTCTCTTATTTTAAATGAGTTATTTGTACCCCATAAGCTGACTGAAAAAATTATAGAAAAGTCAAAATTAGTAGAAAGGCATCTTAAAAAACTTAATACTAGAATGATTTTAATTGATGAAATTCATAGTGCTTTAACAGGAAATTTAAACAAACAACGTACTTTTATTAATGATTTAAAGCAGCTAAGCAATAATTTGTCACTAACAATAGTTTTAGCCGGAACAAAAGAGGCTTATTCTGCATTATCTATAGGATCAGAAACTGAGTCCAGATTTCCTGCGATAGAATTACCAAGATGGAGTAATGACAAAAAATTTCGTTCATTTATAGCAACTTACGAAAGATGTTTGCCTTTAAAAGAGGCTTCCAATATGGCAGACGATGCGGAGATTATAAGTGCATTATTTCATAAGTCGGAAGGATTGATTGGCAAAACTGTTAATTTGCTTAAAAAAGCTGCCGTAAAAGCAATAAAATCAAAGAGAGAAAAAATTATAGTCTCTGATATAGAGTATTTGCCTAAGCTATGA
- a CDS encoding TniQ family protein, whose product MKKQRRVNNWVEDYFFLVVPHPLEDELLSSWLTRMATKHFQKLSSFFTLFIKKEGSLVSRTDIDFLYDEKLFDYISLKSGLDKQNVLKMSLRSEEGHLFSCNNCLYPSKQIRKLKDKRTHHGLMFCPKCLSEDTVPYYRKYWRYYFYNACTKHKVFLTDRCWSCYQEVRLDKINYFQEICFCSKCNRDLRLTTTMPIYSNFEYGLKAIRWFQMGLDGGYFIIDKQKINSLFVFQIFTKLCCMLNNIRPLVLDFFPLLDEYKTICNKLNLYNSKKTLSIQKDFVLTAMVYYLFQNYPNNLLNFIKQNKLTYREFIHGFNDIPFWYKEIVGSLIPPQNKIGRLISENEVMSAIRYLRSIDKIVNQKNVADVIGCHYTVHRQFVRIYKQII is encoded by the coding sequence ATGAAGAAGCAAAGAAGAGTCAATAATTGGGTTGAGGATTATTTCTTTTTAGTTGTTCCGCATCCTCTTGAAGATGAGTTGTTGAGTTCATGGCTTACTCGCATGGCGACTAAGCATTTTCAAAAACTTTCTTCATTTTTTACATTGTTTATCAAAAAAGAAGGAAGTTTGGTTAGTAGGACAGATATAGATTTTTTATATGATGAAAAGCTATTTGACTATATATCTTTAAAGAGTGGTTTAGACAAACAAAATGTTTTAAAAATGTCTCTTAGAAGCGAAGAAGGGCATCTGTTTTCTTGCAATAATTGTCTTTATCCATCCAAGCAGATTAGAAAGTTAAAAGACAAGCGCACGCATCATGGACTAATGTTTTGTCCAAAATGCTTATCTGAAGATACAGTTCCTTACTATAGAAAGTATTGGAGATATTATTTTTATAATGCCTGCACTAAGCATAAAGTATTTCTCACTGATAGATGCTGGAGTTGTTATCAAGAAGTTAGATTAGATAAGATAAATTATTTTCAAGAAATTTGTTTTTGCAGCAAATGCAATAGAGATTTACGTTTAACTACTACTATGCCTATATATAGTAATTTTGAATATGGGTTAAAGGCCATCCGATGGTTTCAAATGGGACTTGATGGGGGTTATTTTATTATTGATAAACAAAAAATTAATTCACTTTTTGTATTTCAGATTTTTACCAAACTGTGTTGCATGCTAAACAACATAAGACCTTTAGTGCTTGATTTTTTTCCTTTATTAGATGAGTATAAAACAATCTGCAACAAACTTAATTTGTATAACTCTAAAAAGACTTTGTCAATACAAAAAGATTTCGTATTGACCGCGATGGTGTATTATCTTTTTCAAAACTACCCTAATAATTTGTTAAATTTCATAAAACAAAATAAATTAACCTATAGAGAATTTATACATGGTTTTAATGATATTCCATTCTGGTATAAAGAAATAGTAGGTAGTCTTATACCGCCACAAAATAAGATAGGCAGATTAATAAGTGAAAACGAAGTTATGTCCGCGATTAGATATCTAAGAAGTATTGATAAGATTGTAAATCAAAAAAATGTAGCCGATGTTATCGGATGTCACTATACTGTACATAGGCAATTCGTAAGAATTTATAAACAAATAATATAG
- the mnmG gene encoding tRNA uridine-5-carboxymethylaminomethyl(34) synthesis enzyme MnmG, with the protein MDNYDVVVIGGGHAGIEACTAAAKMGKKTLLITILAEQIGAASCNPAIGGLAKGHLVKEIDALGGAMGLATDATGIQFRVLNESKGPAVRGSRAQIDMDRYRVYMRNLLLNTPNLEISQEIATEILTQNGEITGVKTHLENTYGAKKLIIATGTFLNGLIHVGFNKLEAGRVGELSSTNLSSSLVNLGLKMGRLKTGTCPRIDAKTIDFSVLEKQGGDENPKPFSFRTENFNPTQLPCYIAYTNDITHETIRSNFDKAPLFTGQIEGVGPRYCPSIEDKINRFADKERHHLFIEPQTLEATEYYINGFSTSLPYEVQVKMLRSVKGFEKARIVRHGYAIEYDYVEPTELKHSLETKKIKGLYLAGQINGTTGYEEAGAQGLMAGINAVLSIDEKEPLVLRRDEAYIGVMIDDLVTKGTKEPYRMFTSRAEYRLLLREDNAILRLGSYGRELGLIDAKTYEKIESIRANLAKGLEILESRELTPSKENLAMLASLNEDIISEKITLQKIVARKSFNEEKLRKLNEFFENLDEASLEQILIECKYKHYINEQKNQIDKMKDMMSVKIPEGFSFRGISGLSNEVVEKLEKFAPPTLFAASEISGITPAAIDILHIYIKQFCQSQNKMRIGNKN; encoded by the coding sequence GTGGATAATTATGATGTAGTCGTGATCGGCGGCGGTCATGCGGGCATTGAAGCTTGCACGGCGGCTGCAAAAATGGGTAAAAAAACACTTCTTATAACAATTCTAGCAGAGCAAATCGGTGCAGCAAGCTGTAATCCCGCAATCGGAGGACTGGCAAAAGGTCATCTCGTAAAAGAGATAGACGCGCTTGGCGGAGCTATGGGGCTTGCAACGGACGCTACGGGAATTCAGTTTCGCGTGCTAAATGAGAGCAAAGGTCCTGCGGTTCGCGGTTCAAGAGCGCAAATTGATATGGATAGATATAGAGTCTATATGCGAAATTTGCTTTTAAACACTCCAAATTTGGAAATTTCTCAAGAGATAGCAACTGAAATTTTAACTCAAAACGGCGAGATAACAGGCGTAAAAACACATCTTGAAAATACGTATGGAGCCAAAAAGCTTATCATTGCCACCGGAACTTTTTTAAACGGGCTTATTCACGTTGGGTTTAACAAGCTTGAAGCAGGTCGCGTGGGTGAGCTAAGCTCTACAAATTTAAGCTCAAGCCTTGTAAATTTAGGGCTTAAAATGGGCAGGCTAAAAACGGGAACTTGTCCAAGGATAGATGCCAAGACGATTGATTTTAGCGTGCTTGAAAAGCAAGGCGGAGATGAAAATCCAAAGCCGTTTAGCTTTAGAACCGAGAATTTTAACCCTACCCAACTGCCTTGCTACATCGCTTATACAAACGACATCACGCACGAAACTATCCGCTCAAATTTCGATAAAGCACCGCTTTTTACGGGGCAAATCGAGGGTGTCGGACCAAGATACTGCCCAAGCATAGAGGATAAGATAAATCGCTTTGCAGATAAAGAGCGCCACCATCTTTTCATAGAGCCTCAAACCCTTGAAGCGACTGAATACTACATCAACGGCTTTTCAACGAGCCTTCCTTACGAGGTGCAAGTTAAGATGCTACGCTCGGTAAAAGGCTTTGAAAAGGCCCGCATAGTTCGCCACGGATATGCTATTGAATACGACTACGTCGAGCCTACCGAGCTAAAACACAGCCTAGAAACCAAAAAGATAAAGGGGCTTTACTTAGCAGGGCAGATAAACGGCACGACAGGCTATGAAGAGGCGGGTGCGCAAGGACTAATGGCAGGCATAAATGCGGTTTTAAGTATCGATGAAAAAGAGCCTTTAGTCTTGCGCCGAGATGAAGCCTATATAGGCGTGATGATAGATGATCTGGTCACAAAAGGCACAAAAGAGCCTTATAGAATGTTTACCAGCAGAGCAGAATACCGCTTGCTTTTGCGCGAAGATAACGCGATTTTAAGACTTGGCTCATACGGACGCGAGCTTGGGCTGATAGATGCAAAAACTTATGAAAAAATAGAAAGCATAAGAGCAAATTTAGCTAAAGGGCTTGAAATTTTAGAAAGTCGCGAGCTAACTCCGTCAAAAGAGAATTTAGCTATGCTTGCAAGCTTAAATGAAGATATCATCAGCGAAAAAATCACACTTCAAAAGATAGTCGCCAGAAAGAGCTTTAACGAAGAAAAACTACGCAAACTAAATGAATTCTTTGAAAATTTAGACGAAGCTAGCTTGGAGCAAATTTTAATCGAATGCAAATACAAGCACTACATAAACGAACAAAAAAACCAAATTGATAAAATGAAAGATATGATGAGCGTCAAAATTCCTGAAGGCTTTAGCTTCCGCGGTATCAGCGGACTTAGCAACGAAGTGGTAGAAAAACTTGAAAAATTTGCGCCGCCTACGCTATTTGCAGCAAGTGAAATTTCGGGCATTACACCTGCTGCGATTGATATTTTACACATTTATATTAAGCAATTTTGTCAAAGTCAAAATAAAATGAGAATAGGAAATAAAAATTGA
- the ribE gene encoding riboflavin synthase, with the protein MFNGLIREIAEVVSYSQNKLRLKAKHRPNLGDSIAVNGACLSVIELFAGGFSVELSTETRAVIATENLKGRVHMEPAMRLSDRVDGHLVQGHIDALGEISKIVRHENGVDFYINLPRDIMHLMANKGSICVDGVSLTINEVTPNGVRLTIIPITFRESLFSEFKIGRRVNIESDLLARYVAHQLGFKKQMSWEEIDHIASLY; encoded by the coding sequence ATGTTTAACGGACTTATTCGCGAGATAGCCGAGGTTGTTAGCTATTCTCAAAACAAGCTTAGACTAAAGGCAAAACATAGACCAAATTTAGGCGATAGTATAGCGGTAAATGGCGCTTGCTTAAGCGTGATAGAGCTTTTTGCGGGCGGCTTTAGTGTAGAGCTAAGTACGGAAACCAGAGCCGTTATAGCGACTGAAAATTTAAAAGGGCGGGTTCATATGGAGCCTGCTATGAGGCTTAGCGATAGAGTGGATGGGCATTTAGTACAAGGTCATATCGATGCGCTAGGCGAAATTTCAAAGATAGTTAGGCATGAAAACGGAGTGGATTTTTATATAAATTTGCCGCGAGATATCATGCACTTAATGGCAAATAAGGGCAGTATCTGCGTGGATGGGGTAAGCCTTACGATAAATGAGGTTACGCCAAACGGAGTGCGCCTAACGATCATTCCTATAACGTTTCGCGAGAGCCTTTTTAGCGAGTTTAAAATAGGCCGAAGAGTAAATATCGAAAGCGATCTTTTAGCGCGCTACGTGGCTCACCAGCTTGGCTTTAAAAAGCAGATGAGTTGGGAAGAGATAGATCATATCGCAAGTCTTTATTAA
- the pgeF gene encoding peptidoglycan editing factor PgeF, whose protein sequence is MQDASVNLVLDNERFYGGFTSKFGGVSVGDYEGLNLGDHVGDEPKNVAKNREILANLLGVEIKNLKFMRQIHSNRVEIIRNLDDEIAPCDGIITNLKGVALCVLVADCSPILIVDEVREVVAAIHAGRAGTIGKICTNTVNLMKREFGCSEQNLSVFVGPNIKGGCYDIGGLDLGEFNRYKNDGKFYINAALADEFKELGVKSVKFDEICTHCDERYFSYRRERVTGRFAGFIMAR, encoded by the coding sequence ATGCAAGACGCTAGTGTAAATTTAGTACTTGATAATGAGCGTTTTTACGGTGGATTTACTAGCAAATTTGGCGGAGTGAGCGTAGGAGATTATGAAGGCTTAAATTTAGGCGATCATGTAGGAGACGAGCCTAAAAATGTAGCTAAAAACAGAGAAATTTTAGCTAATTTGCTTGGTGTGGAGATAAAAAATCTAAAATTCATGCGTCAAATTCACTCAAACCGCGTGGAAATAATTAGAAATTTAGATGATGAAATAGCGCCTTGCGACGGCATAATCACAAATTTAAAAGGCGTTGCGCTTTGCGTTTTGGTGGCTGACTGCTCGCCTATTTTGATTGTGGATGAGGTGCGTGAGGTTGTGGCTGCTATCCATGCGGGAAGAGCGGGAACCATAGGTAAGATTTGCACCAATACCGTAAATTTAATGAAGCGCGAATTTGGGTGCAGCGAGCAAAATTTAAGCGTTTTTGTTGGACCAAATATCAAAGGCGGTTGCTATGATATAGGCGGGCTTGATCTTGGCGAGTTTAATAGATACAAAAACGATGGGAAATTTTATATAAACGCCGCTTTGGCTGATGAATTTAAGGAACTTGGCGTAAAGAGCGTAAAATTTGATGAAATTTGCACGCATTGCGATGAGAGGTATTTTTCCTATCGCAGAGAGCGAGTTACGGGAAGATTTGCGGGTTTTATTATGGCGAGATAG
- a CDS encoding DUF4198 domain-containing protein: MKKILISLVVAGALSGAFAHDFWVVGKNMDKFSADIGYGHSFPKPEAIAEKRLSLFAPLYIVDKSGAKTVLKQAGENYHYEGEKLQKGTYVLAGDYKPTFWTKDKDGKWHMDGTRENVKNVESCGYIGRTAKDIVVEGGEIDEFVYKPIGQIAEIVPLSDVTKIKAGEPFKVQFFANGKPAKVAKVTGAIEGFPEGKYTFLGTTDLKGMIEVIAIKEGKWLLEATYKAPYADANKCDEETLSATLVIDVKK; encoded by the coding sequence ATGAAGAAGATATTAATTTCTTTAGTCGTAGCAGGTGCGTTAAGCGGTGCTTTTGCACATGATTTTTGGGTCGTAGGAAAAAATATGGATAAATTTAGCGCCGACATCGGTTACGGACATAGCTTCCCAAAACCTGAAGCGATAGCCGAGAAGAGATTAAGTCTTTTTGCTCCGCTATATATAGTGGATAAAAGCGGTGCCAAAACCGTTTTAAAGCAAGCTGGCGAAAACTATCATTATGAGGGCGAAAAGCTTCAAAAAGGAACTTACGTCCTAGCGGGCGATTATAAGCCTACTTTTTGGACAAAAGATAAAGACGGCAAGTGGCATATGGACGGCACCAGAGAAAATGTAAAGAATGTCGAGTCTTGCGGATACATAGGAAGGACCGCAAAAGATATTGTTGTAGAAGGCGGCGAGATCGATGAGTTTGTTTATAAGCCGATAGGTCAAATTGCCGAGATCGTGCCATTAAGCGATGTAACTAAGATTAAAGCCGGAGAGCCGTTTAAGGTTCAGTTTTTCGCTAACGGCAAACCTGCTAAAGTTGCTAAGGTCACGGGCGCTATAGAGGGATTTCCTGAAGGTAAATATACGTTTTTAGGAACTACGGACTTAAAAGGAATGATTGAAGTAATAGCTATTAAAGAGGGCAAATGGCTTTTGGAAGCTACGTATAAAGCTCCTTATGCCGATGCTAATAAATGCGATGAAGAAACGCTTTCGGCAACTCTTGTAATTGACGTAAAAAAATAA
- a CDS encoding acetyltransferase — MGYEAFAPKDLRVVRIIQNAKKFGAERLQNEALVKEFLNCEQISLSEDERENIRQIFINLMKIEEEVQLSG, encoded by the coding sequence ATGGGATATGAAGCATTTGCGCCTAAGGATTTAAGAGTGGTAAGAATAATTCAAAACGCCAAGAAATTTGGAGCGGAAAGACTTCAAAACGAAGCTTTGGTAAAGGAATTCTTAAACTGCGAGCAAATTTCATTAAGCGAAGATGAGCGCGAAAATATAAGACAAATTTTTATAAATTTGATGAAGATTGAAGAGGAAGTGCAATTAAGCGGGTGA
- a CDS encoding tetratricopeptide repeat protein, whose amino-acid sequence MKKIALIVLLAFTLFGAQLQEAQRLFRIGDEKAAIEILTKSCDSGLLDSCIMLGNFYFSNDKLKYENAVKLYQKACEGGNLLGCDRLASAYYEGRGVKQDFALAAKFAMQACDGEISYSCIVLANSYYYGNGVIKDHVQALKFYERACELETASSCVMAAKMHEKGEGALKDMQKSLLYHERACALGAKSSCDKAQNLK is encoded by the coding sequence ATGAAAAAGATAGCTTTGATTGTTTTATTAGCCTTTACTCTTTTTGGCGCGCAGTTGCAAGAAGCACAAAGACTCTTTCGCATAGGAGATGAAAAAGCCGCGATAGAAATTCTAACAAAGTCTTGCGATAGCGGGCTTTTAGACTCTTGTATTATGCTTGGTAATTTTTACTTTTCAAACGATAAGCTTAAGTATGAAAATGCCGTGAAGTTATATCAAAAAGCCTGTGAAGGTGGAAATTTACTAGGCTGTGATAGACTTGCGAGCGCTTATTATGAGGGCAGAGGGGTTAAGCAAGACTTCGCGCTTGCTGCGAAATTTGCCATGCAAGCTTGTGATGGCGAGATCTCTTATAGCTGCATAGTCTTGGCAAATTCGTACTACTACGGAAACGGTGTCATAAAAGATCATGTGCAGGCGCTTAAATTTTACGAGCGGGCATGCGAGCTTGAGACGGCTTCAAGCTGCGTTATGGCGGCAAAGATGCATGAAAAAGGCGAGGGTGCGCTAAAAGATATGCAAAAATCGCTTCTTTATCACGAAAGAGCATGCGCTCTTGGGGCTAAATCAAGCTGCGATAAGGCTCAAAATCTAAAATAA
- a CDS encoding tetratricopeptide repeat protein, which yields MNKIICMMVCAAALFASTLNKADDAYVDGKYEEAAKLYEKACDEGDMQGCYNLGAMYENERGVKYDMQKAVNLYEKACNGDNVYGCYNLAMVYSDLKDYAKAVALLTKACNGEDGMACFNLGVFNFKGEGIKEDKKAGNEFFKKACEYGTPEGCYELARSYVRGQGIELNFKKAEEFHAKACQMHHSRGCYNVGALNTNPKAKAHMKQDRDKAKEFFKQGCDLGDEQSCENLMFMELGKL from the coding sequence TTGAATAAGATTATTTGCATGATGGTTTGTGCGGCAGCGCTTTTTGCCTCGACTTTAAACAAGGCTGATGATGCGTATGTAGATGGCAAATACGAAGAGGCGGCAAAGCTTTACGAGAAGGCTTGCGATGAGGGCGATATGCAGGGATGCTATAACCTTGGCGCCATGTATGAAAACGAAAGAGGCGTTAAATACGACATGCAAAAGGCAGTAAACCTCTATGAAAAAGCTTGCAACGGCGATAACGTCTATGGCTGTTATAACCTTGCTATGGTTTATAGCGATTTGAAAGATTACGCAAAAGCTGTCGCGCTTCTAACGAAAGCTTGCAACGGCGAAGACGGCATGGCGTGCTTTAACTTAGGCGTGTTTAACTTCAAAGGCGAAGGCATAAAAGAAGATAAAAAAGCGGGCAACGAATTCTTTAAAAAAGCTTGCGAATACGGCACTCCTGAAGGCTGCTACGAGCTTGCGCGCTCTTATGTAAGAGGGCAAGGTATTGAGCTAAATTTCAAAAAAGCCGAAGAGTTTCACGCTAAAGCTTGCCAGATGCATCACTCAAGAGGCTGTTATAACGTAGGTGCGCTAAATACTAATCCAAAAGCCAAAGCTCATATGAAGCAAGATAGAGACAAGGCTAAGGAGTTTTTTAAGCAAGGCTGCGATCTGGGTGATGAGCAAAGCTGTGAAAATTTGATGTTTATGGAGCTTGGAAAGCTTTGA
- the iadA gene encoding beta-aspartyl-peptidase gives MILLKNANLFTPEHVGDSDVLVGGSKILAIGKGLDFRCESLETYDLKGKILAPGLIDQHVHITGGGGEAGYHSRTPEIKLSEIVKHGITTVVGVLGTDGCTRSLENLYSKAKALEFEGISTFIHTGSYATPTVTFTGSITKDLVLIDKVRGVKIAMSDNRSSYPTDEELIKILTQIRIGGMISKKGGVMHMHMGGLSSKLDAVFRILKDCEFPVQYFSPTHCARTKDLFDECLKLQKMGGFFDITSGGSQFAPLHEVIAYGIEKGLKLDMMTMSSDGNGSVPKFDESGALVGYGCASCSANLDVLRDVVKNKILTHTQAFSLMGKNVAKFLNLENKGSIKVGFDADFTSFDEDMAVQDVIAKGEFCVKDKELVKKGFFE, from the coding sequence ATGATACTACTTAAAAATGCAAATTTATTTACCCCTGAGCATGTCGGAGATAGCGATGTGCTTGTGGGCGGAAGTAAAATTTTAGCTATTGGAAAAGGGCTTGATTTCCGCTGTGAAAGCCTTGAAACTTACGATCTTAAAGGCAAAATTTTAGCTCCCGGGCTAATCGATCAGCACGTCCATATCACGGGTGGAGGAGGCGAAGCTGGATATCATTCAAGAACTCCTGAAATTAAATTAAGCGAAATCGTAAAACACGGTATCACGACTGTCGTTGGAGTTTTAGGCACTGATGGCTGTACCAGAAGTCTTGAAAATCTTTACTCCAAAGCAAAAGCACTTGAATTTGAGGGCATCTCGACATTTATTCACACCGGTTCATACGCTACGCCGACTGTTACTTTTACGGGAAGTATTACTAAAGACTTAGTGCTAATCGATAAAGTTAGAGGCGTTAAAATCGCAATGTCGGATAACAGAAGCAGTTATCCGACCGATGAAGAGCTCATCAAAATACTAACTCAGATAAGAATTGGAGGCATGATATCCAAAAAAGGCGGCGTGATGCATATGCACATGGGCGGACTATCTAGCAAGCTTGATGCGGTGTTTAGGATACTAAAAGACTGCGAATTTCCTGTTCAGTACTTTTCTCCGACACATTGTGCCAGGACAAAAGATCTCTTTGATGAGTGCTTGAAACTGCAAAAGATGGGCGGATTTTTTGATATCACAAGCGGCGGAAGTCAGTTTGCTCCGCTTCATGAAGTTATAGCTTACGGCATTGAAAAGGGCTTGAAACTAGACATGATGACGATGAGCTCTGATGGCAACGGAAGTGTGCCTAAATTTGATGAAAGTGGCGCTCTGGTCGGATACGGATGTGCAAGTTGCAGCGCAAATTTAGACGTGCTAAGAGACGTGGTTAAAAACAAAATTTTAACTCACACTCAGGCTTTTTCTTTGATGGGAAAAAATGTGGCTAAATTTTTAAATTTAGAAAATAAAGGCTCTATAAAAGTCGGTTTTGATGCTGACTTTACAAGCTTTGATGAAGATATGGCAGTTCAAGATGTAATCGCAAAAGGTGAGTTTTGCGTGAAAGATAAAGAGCTTGTTAAAAAAGGATTTTTCGAGTGA
- the rpsB gene encoding 30S ribosomal protein S2, giving the protein MVTMRDLLECGVHFGHQTRRWNPKMKKFIFGERKGIYIIDLQKTIRYFRYTYNIVRDAAAEGKTILFVGTKKQAGQTVGEYAEKCGMPYVNHRWLGGMMTNFGTIRQSIRKLEVIEAMEEDGSINLLTKKEALMLRRKKEKLVAYLGGIRNMKTPPDMIFVIDTVKEKIAVQEANRLKIPVVAPIDTNCDPDVIDYPIPGNDDAIRSVQLFCQEMAEAIIEGRSQLEKDGGVAEEGKEEVTQDEKDAVLEEAFSEEEFEAEDEE; this is encoded by the coding sequence ATGGTAACAATGAGAGATTTGCTAGAGTGCGGCGTTCACTTCGGACACCAAACACGCAGATGGAATCCAAAGATGAAAAAATTCATTTTTGGCGAGAGAAAAGGTATCTACATTATAGATCTACAAAAAACTATCCGCTACTTCCGCTACACGTACAACATCGTTCGTGACGCAGCGGCAGAGGGTAAAACTATCCTTTTTGTAGGAACAAAAAAACAAGCCGGTCAAACAGTTGGCGAATATGCTGAAAAATGCGGTATGCCATACGTAAATCACCGCTGGCTAGGCGGTATGATGACAAACTTCGGAACTATCCGCCAATCAATCCGCAAGCTTGAAGTTATCGAAGCTATGGAAGAGGACGGTTCAATCAATCTTCTAACCAAAAAAGAAGCTTTAATGCTAAGAAGAAAAAAAGAGAAGCTTGTAGCCTACCTTGGCGGAATTAGAAATATGAAAACTCCACCTGATATGATCTTTGTTATCGATACAGTTAAAGAAAAAATAGCAGTCCAAGAAGCTAACAGACTAAAAATCCCTGTAGTTGCTCCGATAGATACAAACTGCGATCCTGACGTAATCGACTATCCAATCCCAGGAAATGACGATGCTATCCGCTCGGTTCAACTTTTCTGCCAAGAGATGGCTGAGGCTATCATCGAAGGACGCTCACAACTTGAAAAAGACGGCGGCGTAGCCGAAGAAGGTAAAGAAGAGGTTACTCAAGATGAGAAAGATGCTGTGCTAGAAGAGGCATTTAGCGAAGAAGAATTTGAAGCGGAGGATGAAGAATAA
- the tsf gene encoding translation elongation factor Ts, producing the protein MEITAQMVKELREATGAGMMDCKKALAEANGDMEKAVDILREKGLGQAAKKADRLASEGLVTVEVCEHCKKATITEINSETDFVAKNVQFQNLTKDTTAHIQANSISSVESLNESVINGVKFEDYFKGQIATIGENLVVRRFETVKVDENGVVNGYVHSNGRVGVIIAAACDSAQTAQKAEDFIRNLCMHAAAMKPSVISYKDLDREFVEKEFIALKAELEKDNEELVRLGKPLHHIPSYASRLQLTDDVIAKAEDAIKEELKAEGKPEKIWDKIIPGKIERFFADNTVLDQRLTLLGQFYVMDDKKTVEQVITEKSKELGGKIEIVKYVRFELGEGLEKKNEDFAAEVAAQMA; encoded by the coding sequence ATGGAAATAACCGCACAAATGGTAAAAGAGCTCCGTGAAGCAACCGGAGCCGGAATGATGGATTGTAAAAAGGCTTTAGCCGAAGCTAACGGCGATATGGAAAAAGCCGTAGACATACTTCGCGAAAAAGGTCTTGGACAAGCCGCTAAAAAAGCCGACAGACTTGCAAGCGAGGGTCTTGTAACGGTTGAAGTATGCGAACACTGCAAGAAAGCAACTATTACAGAGATAAATTCAGAAACTGATTTCGTTGCTAAAAACGTTCAATTTCAAAACCTTACAAAAGACACTACCGCTCATATCCAAGCAAACTCTATCTCTAGCGTAGAAAGTCTTAATGAGAGCGTTATAAACGGTGTTAAATTTGAAGATTATTTCAAGGGTCAAATCGCTACAATCGGCGAAAATTTGGTAGTAAGACGCTTTGAGACGGTTAAAGTAGATGAAAACGGCGTAGTAAACGGATATGTGCACTCAAACGGACGTGTCGGCGTTATTATTGCTGCAGCTTGCGATAGCGCTCAAACAGCTCAAAAAGCAGAGGATTTCATAAGAAATTTGTGTATGCATGCAGCCGCTATGAAGCCAAGTGTGATAAGCTACAAAGATCTTGATAGAGAATTTGTGGAAAAAGAATTTATCGCTCTTAAAGCCGAGCTTGAAAAAGACAATGAAGAGTTGGTTCGCCTTGGCAAACCGCTTCACCACATCCCAAGTTACGCAAGTAGATTGCAACTTACCGATGATGTCATAGCAAAAGCCGAAGACGCTATAAAAGAAGAGCTAAAAGCCGAAGGTAAGCCTGAGAAAATTTGGGATAAAATCATACCTGGAAAGATCGAAAGATTTTTTGCGGACAATACCGTACTAGATCAAAGACTTACGTTGCTGGGTCAATTTTACGTAATGGACGATAAGAAAACTGTTGAGCAAGTAATAACTGAAAAGAGCAAAGAGCTTGGCGGTAAAATTGAGATCGTAAAATACGTTAGATTTGAGCTTGGCGAAGGCTTGGAGAAGAAAAACGAAGATTTTGCGGCGGAAGTTGCGGCGCAAATGGCTTAA